One segment of Curtobacterium poinsettiae DNA contains the following:
- the rfbB gene encoding dTDP-glucose 4,6-dehydratase, producing MKILVTGGAGFIGSNFVRRTLEDAYPGLEGAEVVVYDALTYSGNEANLAPVADSPRYTFVHGDIRDAAKLDEVVPTVDAIVHFAAESHVDRSVRDSGIFVETNVVGTQRLLDAALRHGTERFVHVSTDEVYGSISEGSWDEERPLEPNSPYSASKAGSDLLARSYHRTHGLNLSITRCSNNYGPYHFPEKVIPLFVTNLIDDQHVPLYGEGNNIRDWLHVDDHTRGIAMVLTRGRAGEIYNIGGGTELTNKELTQLLLDATGKDWSYVDRVADRLGHDLRYSVDISKIQAELGYEPLVPFEQGLADVVQWYRDNRAWWEPLKQRAALS from the coding sequence GTGAAGATCCTCGTCACCGGAGGAGCCGGCTTCATCGGCTCGAACTTCGTCCGCCGCACGCTGGAGGACGCGTACCCCGGCCTCGAGGGCGCCGAGGTCGTCGTCTACGACGCACTGACCTACTCCGGCAACGAAGCGAACCTCGCCCCGGTCGCCGACTCCCCCCGCTACACCTTCGTGCACGGCGACATCCGCGACGCCGCGAAGCTCGACGAGGTCGTCCCGACCGTCGACGCCATCGTGCACTTCGCCGCCGAGTCCCACGTCGACCGCTCGGTCCGCGACTCCGGCATCTTCGTCGAGACCAACGTCGTGGGCACGCAGCGCCTGCTCGACGCCGCGCTCCGCCACGGCACCGAGCGCTTCGTGCACGTCTCCACCGACGAGGTCTACGGCTCCATCAGCGAAGGCTCGTGGGACGAGGAGCGCCCGCTCGAGCCGAACTCGCCGTACTCGGCGTCGAAGGCCGGCAGCGACCTGCTCGCCCGCAGCTACCACCGCACGCACGGGCTGAACCTCTCGATCACGCGCTGCTCGAACAACTACGGGCCGTACCACTTCCCCGAGAAGGTCATCCCGCTGTTCGTGACCAACCTCATCGACGACCAGCACGTGCCGCTGTACGGCGAGGGCAACAACATCCGCGACTGGCTGCACGTCGACGACCACACCCGTGGCATCGCGATGGTCCTGACCCGTGGCCGCGCCGGCGAGATCTACAACATCGGCGGCGGCACCGAGCTGACCAACAAGGAGCTCACGCAGCTGCTGCTCGACGCGACCGGCAAGGACTGGTCGTACGTCGACCGCGTCGCCGACCGTCTCGGCCACGACCTGCGGTACTCGGTCGACATCTCGAAGATCCAGGCCGAGCTCGGCTACGAGCCGCTCGTGCCCTTCGAGCAGGGCCTGGCCGACGTCGTGCAGTGGTACCGCGACAACCGCGCCTGGTGGGAACCGCTCAAGCAGCGTGCGGCCCTGAGCTGA
- the rfbD gene encoding dTDP-4-dehydrorhamnose reductase, whose translation MTRYLITGAAGMLGQDLQAALAGRDVTALSRADLDITDPAAVDAAVAGHDVVINSAAYTKVDDAEDHEDDAHAVNATGPKLLAEASVRHGAKLVTVSTDYVFDGNGTAPYAEDAPTDPINAYGRTKAAGEAFVRAIAPDTSYVVRTAWIYGAHGPNFAATMLRLAGSHDTVSVVTDQVGQPTWTGDLAARIVELVDVDAPAGTYHGTNAGQGSWFDFTQAIYRELGLDPERVLPTDSAAFVRPAPRPAYSVLGHDGWSRAGLAPMRDWRDALHAAVAAGALTA comes from the coding sequence GTGACCAGGTACCTCATCACCGGCGCCGCCGGCATGCTCGGTCAGGACCTCCAGGCCGCACTCGCCGGCCGCGACGTCACCGCGCTGTCGCGGGCCGACCTCGACATCACCGACCCGGCCGCGGTGGACGCTGCCGTCGCCGGACACGACGTCGTGATCAACTCGGCCGCCTACACGAAGGTCGACGACGCGGAAGACCACGAGGACGACGCCCACGCGGTCAACGCGACGGGGCCGAAGCTGCTGGCCGAAGCGTCGGTCCGCCACGGCGCGAAGCTCGTCACCGTGTCGACCGACTACGTCTTCGACGGCAACGGCACCGCGCCCTACGCCGAGGACGCGCCGACCGACCCGATCAACGCCTACGGCCGCACGAAGGCCGCCGGCGAGGCGTTCGTCCGTGCGATCGCTCCGGACACCTCGTACGTCGTCCGCACCGCGTGGATCTACGGCGCGCACGGGCCGAACTTCGCCGCGACCATGCTCCGGCTCGCGGGGTCGCACGACACCGTCAGCGTCGTCACCGACCAGGTCGGCCAGCCGACGTGGACGGGCGACCTCGCCGCACGGATCGTCGAACTCGTCGACGTGGACGCCCCTGCGGGCACGTACCACGGCACGAACGCCGGCCAGGGTTCCTGGTTCGACTTCACGCAGGCCATCTACCGCGAACTCGGGCTCGACCCGGAGCGCGTGCTGCCCACGGACAGCGCCGCGTTCGTCCGACCGGCACCGCGTCCGGCGTACAGCGTGCTCGGGCACGACGGCTGGTCACGCGCCGGACTCGCGCCGATGCGCGACTGGCGCGACGCGTTGCACGCTGCGGTCGCGGCGGGTGCGCTGACCGCGTAG
- a CDS encoding glycosyltransferase family 4 protein, with protein MTTLHVIVDQIVAPVPGGIGRYAEELARHLVEHAPSGCEVAGVVSAVGSDEMAHLRTLLPGLSDLQRLPLPRRELSLAWQGGFVGGIAKGMVHAPSVLAPLVKHDRFQDPGRQTVVTVHDVVPWTNPETLTPRGVHFHKAMVKRAWKHADAVVVPTHAVAGALNEIHRFDDRLRVIGGAPSGRLRLPVDADLRAERLGLPDRYVLAVGTLEPRKALASLIEAMAHPDAPGDVPLVISGPDGWGDVDVYGTAERAGLSRDRVKVLGRIDDADLAVVYDRATVFVFPSLAEGFGLPVVEAMSFGTPVIHSDDPAVAEVASDAGVTVARSPRESYPARLAQAVYQVVNDPHLASQLAVAGPDRARMYDWSDSAAETWQLHADL; from the coding sequence ATGACCACCCTCCACGTCATCGTCGACCAGATCGTCGCGCCCGTGCCGGGCGGCATCGGGCGCTACGCCGAGGAGCTCGCACGTCACCTCGTCGAGCACGCGCCGAGCGGCTGCGAGGTCGCGGGTGTGGTCTCCGCCGTCGGGTCCGACGAGATGGCGCACCTGCGGACGCTCCTGCCCGGGCTGTCCGACCTGCAGCGGCTGCCGCTGCCGCGTCGCGAGCTGTCGCTCGCCTGGCAGGGCGGGTTCGTGGGCGGCATCGCGAAGGGCATGGTGCACGCGCCGAGCGTGCTCGCACCACTGGTCAAGCACGACCGTTTCCAGGACCCGGGTCGGCAGACCGTGGTGACCGTCCACGACGTGGTGCCGTGGACCAACCCCGAGACGCTGACGCCGCGCGGCGTCCACTTCCACAAGGCGATGGTGAAGCGGGCGTGGAAGCACGCCGACGCCGTCGTGGTGCCGACCCACGCCGTGGCGGGGGCGCTGAACGAGATCCACCGGTTCGACGACCGGCTCCGCGTGATCGGCGGCGCGCCGAGCGGACGCCTCCGCCTGCCTGTCGACGCCGACCTGCGCGCCGAGCGCCTCGGCCTGCCCGACCGCTACGTGCTCGCGGTCGGCACGCTCGAACCGCGCAAGGCCCTCGCGTCCCTGATCGAGGCGATGGCCCACCCGGACGCCCCCGGCGACGTGCCACTGGTCATCTCCGGTCCGGACGGCTGGGGCGACGTCGACGTGTACGGCACCGCGGAGCGCGCGGGCCTGTCACGCGACCGGGTGAAGGTCCTCGGCCGCATCGACGACGCGGACCTCGCGGTGGTCTACGACCGTGCGACCGTGTTCGTGTTCCCCAGCCTCGCCGAGGGCTTCGGCCTGCCCGTGGTCGAGGCGATGAGCTTCGGCACCCCGGTGATCCACTCCGACGATCCCGCCGTGGCGGAGGTCGCCTCGGACGCCGGCGTCACCGTGGCACGGTCACCGCGGGAGTCCTACCCGGCACGGCTCGCACAGGCGGTCTACCAGGTCGTGAACGACCCGCACCTGGCCAGCCAGCTCGCCGTCGCGGGGCCGGACCGCGCACGCATGTACGACTGGTCCGACTCCGCCGCGGAGACCTGGCAGTTGCACGCCGACCTCTGA
- a CDS encoding family 16 glycosylhydrolase, with product MTDLMQKRTTRRAALAVVLLGAALVAGPLGQGTAATASSAPLGDVGSFKQTFREQFSTAASAKGAFAKKYANSWQPYPDGTGGMYYSGSQISSHNGYMDVKLDGKHGAAGTFGTPTGAWGHKGGKFIVRAKATGGAGNGAAFMLWPSSDRWADGEIDYPEANFDQQPMLHHHSMIAGQEANATSMSTGVSWRSWHTYSIEWVPGKSVRYRLDGKVIKTITTHVPKTAHRYMFQVGDWGDAGHLYIDWVSTYTYKG from the coding sequence GTGACCGACCTCATGCAGAAGCGCACCACCAGGAGGGCCGCACTCGCCGTCGTGCTCCTCGGAGCAGCACTCGTCGCCGGACCGCTCGGTCAGGGGACCGCAGCGACCGCCAGCTCGGCACCGCTCGGCGACGTCGGGAGCTTCAAGCAGACCTTCCGCGAGCAGTTCAGCACCGCGGCGAGCGCCAAGGGCGCCTTCGCCAAGAAGTACGCGAACTCGTGGCAGCCGTACCCGGACGGGACGGGCGGCATGTACTACTCGGGCTCGCAGATCAGCTCGCACAACGGGTACATGGACGTCAAGCTCGACGGCAAGCACGGCGCCGCCGGCACCTTCGGCACGCCGACGGGAGCCTGGGGCCACAAGGGCGGCAAGTTCATCGTCCGCGCCAAGGCCACAGGCGGTGCCGGCAACGGCGCGGCCTTCATGCTCTGGCCGTCGTCCGACCGCTGGGCCGACGGGGAGATCGACTACCCCGAGGCCAACTTCGACCAGCAGCCGATGCTGCACCACCACTCGATGATCGCGGGCCAGGAGGCCAACGCGACGAGCATGAGCACCGGCGTCTCGTGGCGTTCGTGGCACACGTACTCGATCGAGTGGGTGCCCGGGAAGTCCGTGCGGTACCGCCTCGACGGCAAGGTGATCAAGACGATCACCACCCACGTGCCGAAGACCGCGCACCGGTACATGTTCCAGGTGGGCGACTGGGGCGACGCCGGTCACCTGTACATCGACTGGGTCAGCACCTACACGTACAAGGGCTGA
- the purE gene encoding 5-(carboxyamino)imidazole ribonucleotide mutase gives MGSDSDWPTMRAAADILTELGIPFEADVVSAHRTPDKMTRFARGAADRGIRVVIAGAGGAAHLPGMVASMTTLPVIGVPVQLARLDGLDSLLSIVQMPAGIPVATMAINGAANAGLLAARIIGSSEPPVAARLTDYADGLERLVEEKAARLRDSL, from the coding sequence ATGGGGTCGGACTCCGACTGGCCGACGATGCGGGCCGCGGCGGACATCCTCACCGAACTCGGCATCCCGTTCGAGGCGGACGTCGTGTCGGCGCACCGCACCCCGGACAAGATGACCCGCTTCGCCCGCGGCGCCGCCGACCGTGGCATCCGGGTCGTCATCGCCGGGGCCGGCGGGGCTGCCCACCTGCCGGGCATGGTGGCCTCGATGACGACGCTGCCGGTGATCGGTGTCCCGGTGCAGCTCGCGCGTCTCGACGGCCTCGACTCGCTGCTCTCGATCGTGCAGATGCCGGCGGGGATCCCGGTCGCGACGATGGCGATCAACGGTGCCGCCAACGCCGGTCTGCTGGCCGCGCGCATCATCGGCTCCTCGGAGCCGCCCGTTGCCGCTCGCCTGACCGACTACGCCGACGGGCTCGAGCGCCTGGTCGAGGAGAAGGCGGCGCGCCTCCGCGACTCGCTATGA
- a CDS encoding glycosyltransferase — protein MPRDLVRRAARRLRRAVAGAPPQPAPLPVLGYVVAGGGGAHPASAHVRVVRRTEHLAATGTAEVRQVDPVAFVDGSDQTPYAALLVQRDILPRDGVQPFLATAASRGIRVVAEVDDDFFTESGRARLARAEYDPDRLASIDALVRGADTVVVSTPELADVVRPVARDVVVVPNALDPAIWTAGAPAEDDERPAGEHRVLYMGTLTHAADLELLRGVFADLATADGTPIRLEVIGVTEEGGADWFRRVEVPDGHYPAFSRWLVAHRERWRAGVAPLRDEEFNRAKSDLKFLEYTALGLPAVVSDRPSYAVARGHGAVAVPDDVQAWRDAVRTAVDRGRADEGAARWVAEDRTIGRDGDTWRRVLLG, from the coding sequence ATGCCGCGTGATCTCGTCCGCCGGGCCGCCCGACGCCTGCGCCGCGCCGTCGCCGGGGCCCCACCGCAGCCGGCGCCCCTGCCCGTCCTCGGGTACGTCGTCGCCGGTGGTGGGGGCGCCCACCCGGCCTCGGCACACGTCCGTGTCGTCCGCCGCACCGAGCACCTGGCGGCGACCGGCACGGCAGAGGTGCGTCAGGTCGATCCGGTAGCGTTCGTCGACGGCTCCGACCAGACGCCGTACGCCGCGCTCCTGGTGCAGCGGGACATCCTTCCCCGGGACGGTGTGCAGCCCTTCCTGGCAACCGCCGCCTCCCGGGGCATCCGTGTCGTGGCCGAGGTCGACGACGACTTCTTCACCGAGTCCGGACGCGCGCGTCTGGCCCGCGCCGAGTACGACCCCGACCGGCTCGCCTCGATCGACGCCCTGGTGCGCGGTGCCGACACCGTCGTCGTGAGCACGCCCGAACTCGCCGACGTGGTCCGTCCGGTCGCGCGGGACGTCGTCGTCGTGCCGAACGCCCTCGACCCGGCGATCTGGACTGCCGGCGCACCGGCGGAGGACGACGAGCGGCCCGCGGGGGAGCACCGGGTGCTGTACATGGGCACGCTCACCCACGCCGCGGACCTCGAGCTCCTGCGTGGCGTCTTCGCCGACCTCGCCACCGCCGACGGCACCCCGATCCGGCTCGAGGTCATCGGGGTGACCGAGGAAGGCGGCGCCGACTGGTTCCGCCGGGTCGAGGTCCCAGACGGGCACTACCCGGCGTTCTCCCGATGGCTCGTGGCGCACCGGGAGCGTTGGCGGGCGGGCGTCGCGCCGCTCCGCGACGAGGAGTTCAACCGAGCGAAGAGCGACCTGAAGTTCCTCGAGTACACCGCGCTCGGACTGCCGGCCGTGGTGTCCGACCGTCCGTCCTACGCCGTCGCACGGGGCCACGGGGCCGTGGCCGTACCGGACGACGTGCAGGCGTGGCGGGACGCCGTCCGCACCGCCGTCGACCGTGGCCGGGCCGACGAGGGGGCGGCGCGCTGGGTCGCCGAGGACCGCACGATCGGCCGTGACGGCGACACCTGGCGACGGGTGCTGCTCGGCTAG
- a CDS encoding glycoside hydrolase family 6 protein, giving the protein MRRRPRRAAVFGATVALVAAVAGLLPTATASAATSASTIRSATSASLYGAGPYRSPTSEAAKAQAALAATDPAGAAAAAKIAGYPVATWLGDWSQGTQLTKTISTALTGAEQSGTTPVFVLYAIPDRDCGGYSAGGFDEGSYDAWVDQVTAALAGHRAAVIVEPDSLAMLSNAACSTALDEQRYRILSRTVAGLTAAGVPAYLDAGNSNWVQPALMASRLNSAGVQQARGFFTNVANYYPTAQEQAYAQKVSAATGGSHYVIDTSRNGQGWRGTWCNGPGAGLGTSPRVVSDGTALDALLWVKTPGASDGTCNGAPAAGKWFSTYAQALVANARLGVAAADLTPRGTLETVAGAGGGVRVSGWAYDEDDPTQPVRVRATVDGVSAGVTTAGLDRPDVDARSGVGATHGFDAVVPAAAGARRVCVTAVNIGAGSDTPLGCSTVRAYRHDPYAALESATAATRGIAVRGWAFDGDAVASASRVAITVDGKRVTSLDAGRKRADVDATWGSGASHGFSGTVRAAAGKHIVCAIVHNTGSGADRRASPCRTVTVR; this is encoded by the coding sequence ATGCGCCGCCGTCCGCGTCGTGCCGCCGTCTTCGGTGCAACCGTCGCCCTCGTCGCAGCCGTCGCCGGCCTGCTGCCGACCGCGACCGCTTCCGCAGCGACCTCGGCCTCGACCATCCGCTCGGCCACGTCGGCGTCGCTCTACGGCGCCGGGCCGTACCGGTCGCCCACGAGCGAGGCCGCGAAGGCGCAGGCCGCTCTCGCCGCCACCGACCCGGCCGGGGCTGCTGCGGCGGCGAAGATCGCCGGCTACCCCGTCGCCACCTGGCTCGGCGACTGGAGCCAGGGGACGCAGCTGACCAAGACGATCAGCACCGCCCTCACCGGTGCCGAGCAGTCCGGCACCACCCCCGTGTTCGTGCTCTACGCGATCCCCGACCGTGACTGCGGCGGGTACTCCGCCGGCGGTTTCGACGAGGGGTCCTACGATGCCTGGGTCGACCAGGTCACCGCGGCGCTCGCCGGGCACCGCGCGGCGGTCATCGTCGAACCGGACTCCCTCGCGATGCTCAGCAACGCCGCGTGCAGCACCGCGCTCGACGAGCAGCGCTACCGGATCCTGTCGCGCACCGTCGCCGGGCTGACCGCCGCCGGGGTCCCCGCCTACCTGGATGCCGGCAACTCGAACTGGGTGCAGCCCGCGCTGATGGCGTCGCGGCTGAACAGTGCGGGCGTGCAGCAGGCCCGTGGGTTCTTCACGAACGTCGCGAACTACTACCCGACCGCGCAGGAGCAGGCGTACGCGCAGAAGGTGTCCGCCGCCACCGGGGGGTCGCACTACGTGATCGACACCTCGCGCAACGGGCAGGGCTGGCGCGGCACCTGGTGCAACGGGCCGGGCGCCGGGCTGGGCACCTCGCCCCGGGTGGTGTCCGACGGCACGGCGCTCGACGCCCTGCTGTGGGTCAAGACCCCCGGCGCGAGCGACGGCACCTGCAACGGGGCCCCGGCCGCCGGCAAGTGGTTCTCGACCTACGCGCAGGCGCTCGTCGCGAACGCACGCCTGGGTGTGGCCGCCGCCGACCTGACGCCCCGTGGCACGCTCGAGACCGTCGCCGGGGCCGGCGGCGGCGTCCGCGTGTCCGGGTGGGCCTACGACGAGGACGACCCCACGCAGCCCGTGCGGGTCCGTGCCACCGTCGACGGTGTCTCGGCCGGCGTCACCACCGCCGGCCTCGACCGGCCCGACGTCGACGCACGCTCCGGCGTCGGTGCGACCCACGGCTTCGACGCCGTCGTGCCGGCAGCGGCCGGCGCTCGCCGCGTCTGCGTCACCGCGGTGAACATCGGCGCGGGCTCGGACACCCCGCTCGGGTGCTCGACCGTCCGCGCGTACCGGCACGACCCGTACGCCGCACTGGAGTCCGCCACGGCCGCGACCCGGGGCATCGCGGTGCGCGGCTGGGCGTTCGACGGCGACGCGGTGGCCTCGGCGAGCCGGGTGGCGATCACCGTCGACGGCAAGCGGGTGACGTCGCTGGACGCCGGCCGCAAGCGCGCCGACGTGGACGCGACCTGGGGCTCCGGTGCGTCGCACGGTTTCTCGGGCACCGTCCGAGCGGCGGCCGGCAAGCACATCGTCTGCGCGATCGTCCACAACACCGGGAGCGGAGCGGACCGCAGGGCGTCGCCGTGTCGGACGGTGACGGTGCGCTGA
- a CDS encoding 5-(carboxyamino)imidazole ribonucleotide synthase, producing MALRVGVIGGGQLARMMVPAAVELGVDIRVLAEGPGMSAAIAATAEGDYHDADTVLEFARQVDVVTFDHEHVPQDVLRSLVDAGVSVHPGPDALAVAQDKITMRRRLSELGLPVPDWAAVHGPDELRAFLADHGGRAVVKTPRGGYDGKGVRVVSDASDVDDWFIAVAEAGGDQALLVEELVPFTRELAQSVARRPSGQVVAWPLVETVQRDGVCAEVIAPAPDSAGRVADLTESIAVRIAEELGVTGVLAVELFQTDDERILINELAMRPHNTGHWTIDGATTSQFEQHLRAVLDLPLGATGSFAPAAVMVNVLGGPADGDLAARYPAALRAFPEAKYHFYGKAPRPGRKIGHVTVLGDDVDDVVYRARAAAAHFDD from the coding sequence ATGGCGTTGCGCGTCGGGGTCATCGGTGGAGGGCAGCTGGCACGGATGATGGTGCCGGCCGCGGTCGAACTCGGGGTCGACATCCGGGTGCTCGCCGAGGGACCGGGCATGTCCGCCGCGATCGCCGCCACCGCGGAGGGCGACTACCACGATGCCGACACGGTGCTCGAGTTCGCCCGACAGGTCGACGTCGTGACCTTCGACCACGAGCACGTGCCGCAGGACGTCCTGCGCAGCCTGGTCGACGCGGGTGTGTCGGTCCACCCCGGACCGGACGCGCTGGCCGTCGCCCAGGACAAGATCACCATGCGTCGCCGGCTGAGCGAACTCGGGCTGCCGGTGCCCGACTGGGCCGCCGTGCACGGGCCCGACGAACTCCGCGCGTTCCTGGCGGACCACGGTGGCCGTGCCGTCGTCAAGACGCCGCGGGGCGGGTACGACGGCAAGGGCGTCCGGGTCGTCTCCGACGCGTCCGACGTCGACGACTGGTTCATCGCCGTGGCCGAGGCCGGCGGCGACCAGGCCCTCCTGGTCGAGGAGCTCGTCCCCTTCACCCGCGAGCTCGCGCAGTCCGTGGCACGCCGTCCCTCCGGGCAGGTGGTCGCCTGGCCGCTCGTCGAGACCGTGCAGCGCGACGGGGTCTGCGCCGAGGTCATCGCACCCGCCCCGGACAGCGCCGGCCGGGTCGCCGACCTGACCGAGTCGATCGCCGTCCGCATCGCGGAGGAACTCGGTGTCACCGGTGTGCTGGCGGTCGAGCTGTTCCAGACCGACGACGAGCGCATCCTGATCAACGAGCTCGCGATGCGTCCGCACAACACCGGGCACTGGACGATCGACGGCGCCACGACGAGCCAGTTCGAGCAGCACCTGCGGGCCGTCCTCGACCTGCCGCTCGGAGCCACCGGATCGTTCGCCCCCGCGGCCGTCATGGTCAACGTGCTCGGCGGACCCGCAGACGGCGACCTCGCCGCCCGGTACCCCGCAGCGCTCCGAGCGTTCCCCGAGGCGAAGTACCACTTCTACGGCAAGGCCCCGCGGCCCGGCCGGAAGATCGGGCACGTCACGGTGCTCGGCGACGACGTCGACGACGTCGTCTACCGCGCCCGCGCCGCCGCGGCCCACTTCGACGACTGA
- a CDS encoding GtrA family protein produces MRRLIAQLARFGVVGAVGFVVDTTVFNVLRITVLDPEDVHSGPFWAKVISTVVAIFVNWMGNRYWTFREQRRAVATREGVEFVVVSLGGMVIALACLGVSHYAMGLTSVLADNVANVIGLVLGTVFRFWLYKVWVYHPERTATQPAAADESVSNGPRVPHDA; encoded by the coding sequence GTGCGGCGCCTCATCGCCCAGCTGGCACGCTTCGGCGTCGTCGGTGCCGTCGGCTTCGTCGTGGACACCACGGTGTTCAACGTGCTGCGCATCACCGTCCTGGACCCCGAGGACGTCCACTCGGGACCGTTCTGGGCGAAGGTCATCTCCACCGTCGTGGCGATCTTCGTGAACTGGATGGGCAACCGGTACTGGACGTTCCGCGAGCAGCGTCGCGCCGTGGCCACCCGCGAGGGCGTCGAGTTCGTCGTCGTGTCGCTCGGCGGCATGGTCATCGCGCTCGCCTGCCTCGGGGTGTCGCACTACGCGATGGGGCTCACCTCGGTGCTCGCCGACAACGTCGCGAACGTCATCGGGCTCGTGCTCGGCACGGTCTTCCGGTTCTGGCTCTACAAGGTCTGGGTCTACCACCCCGAGCGCACGGCCACGCAGCCGGCCGCCGCCGACGAGTCGGTGTCCAACGGGCCGCGGGTCCCCCACGACGCCTGA
- a CDS encoding DUF2142 domain-containing protein, producing MTAETTTTPTPPRTARWERVAIAVVTATFGLWLVAWALLVPVFEAPDETAHIDAAVHVALGDAWAAPGELHVTNAVQAAKVEQATKPSDEWSTVSELLQNTPGPSATVNQMTQHPPTAYLAGAAVLRAVDFGELRWDHAFIALRLADVLAVTALPLLAWASVRRVTRSPRAALIGALAVFATPELASIGSSFSNDAPVLLVAGIVVWLATRLLTGDTRWRTTIALAVALGALVWVKGTGLPAVPFVAVVVLFAGAGVLSLRHRIVRTVVTMAVSGGIGAWWWLHNVVSYGRIQPNGYTAMRPPKDFPPGESPTLGHFLDVSWGTLSRTFWGSFGGRAQVTIGDLLTAVLTLVALVVLVGWAFRRGPDLRVALCLAVFPALLIGIQNRTSAHSYLTTTEVAATQGRYYFPAIICLIVLSALAWRRLVPSGHARSWVAVALAVLLPAVGVYGFAVASAWFWNAALFPVTGRGLLRYSEIGPVPPAVLVVVVALVAVGLVASVVQVARADRRALAATVPVR from the coding sequence GTGACGGCCGAGACGACCACCACCCCCACCCCACCCCGCACCGCGCGCTGGGAACGTGTCGCGATCGCGGTGGTCACGGCGACCTTCGGGCTCTGGCTGGTGGCGTGGGCGTTGCTCGTCCCGGTGTTCGAGGCCCCGGACGAGACCGCGCACATCGACGCCGCCGTGCACGTCGCCCTCGGTGACGCGTGGGCGGCCCCCGGCGAGCTGCACGTCACCAACGCCGTGCAGGCCGCGAAGGTCGAACAGGCGACGAAGCCGTCCGACGAGTGGTCGACGGTGAGCGAGCTGCTGCAGAACACCCCGGGACCCTCGGCGACGGTCAACCAGATGACCCAGCACCCGCCGACCGCCTACCTGGCCGGGGCCGCCGTGCTCCGGGCCGTCGACTTCGGCGAGCTCCGATGGGACCACGCGTTCATCGCCCTCCGTCTGGCCGACGTGCTGGCCGTCACCGCGCTCCCCCTGCTCGCCTGGGCGTCTGTGCGCCGGGTGACCCGCAGCCCTCGCGCCGCGCTGATCGGGGCCCTCGCCGTGTTCGCGACGCCCGAGCTCGCGTCCATCGGCTCGTCGTTCTCGAACGACGCCCCGGTGCTGCTGGTCGCCGGGATCGTCGTCTGGCTCGCCACCCGCCTGCTCACCGGCGACACCCGCTGGCGCACCACGATCGCACTGGCGGTGGCCCTCGGTGCCCTGGTCTGGGTCAAGGGCACCGGGTTGCCGGCGGTGCCGTTCGTCGCGGTGGTGGTGCTGTTCGCGGGTGCGGGGGTGCTCTCCCTGCGGCACCGGATCGTCCGCACGGTCGTCACGATGGCGGTCTCCGGCGGCATCGGTGCCTGGTGGTGGCTGCACAACGTCGTCTCGTACGGTCGGATCCAGCCGAACGGCTACACGGCGATGCGGCCCCCGAAGGACTTCCCGCCCGGCGAGAGCCCCACGCTCGGACACTTCCTCGACGTCAGCTGGGGCACCCTGTCGCGCACGTTCTGGGGCAGCTTCGGCGGTCGGGCCCAGGTGACCATCGGCGACCTGCTCACCGCCGTCCTGACCCTGGTCGCCCTCGTGGTGCTCGTCGGCTGGGCGTTCCGCCGGGGTCCGGACCTGCGGGTGGCACTGTGCCTCGCGGTGTTCCCGGCGCTGCTGATCGGCATCCAGAACCGCACGAGCGCGCACTCGTACCTCACCACCACCGAGGTCGCCGCCACCCAGGGCCGGTACTACTTCCCCGCGATCATCTGCCTGATCGTGCTGAGCGCGCTCGCGTGGCGACGACTGGTGCCCTCCGGACACGCACGCTCGTGGGTCGCGGTGGCACTGGCCGTGCTGCTGCCCGCGGTGGGTGTGTACGGGTTCGCGGTGGCGTCGGCCTGGTTCTGGAACGCCGCCCTGTTCCCGGTGACGGGCCGCGGACTGCTGCGGTACTCCGAGATCGGGCCCGTGCCGCCCGCGGTGCTCGTCGTCGTCGTGGCCCTGGTCGCGGTGGGGCTCGTCGCGTCGGTCGTGCAGGTCGCGCGCGCCGACCGCCGCGCACTCGCGGCGACGGTTCCCGTCCGCTGA